In Liquorilactobacillus nagelii DSM 13675, the following proteins share a genomic window:
- a CDS encoding metal ABC transporter permease — protein MFALNFMRYAFEAGTIVAILCGAMGVFVAARRLPFMTHTLSEIGFSGASFGVWIGLSPLQGMMIFTILSALAADRLGLGDNHNETSDAVISTVSAFFMGLGVLFLSLSSQNSSYATSILFGSIVGISQENVTQIVIVSLIVLLSLGLIYRRLKFDSFDATGAEIEHVSSHWITLIFLVMVALSVSVAAQIVGALLIFVLLTLPSASAQPFCRSVSSLILLSIVLALIGTWGGLYLGYLTNLPVTFFIATIETVFYLIAAVYRKTITA, from the coding sequence ATGTTTGCTTTAAACTTTATGCGCTATGCCTTTGAAGCTGGCACAATCGTTGCTATTCTTTGCGGAGCGATGGGAGTTTTCGTTGCCGCTCGTCGCTTACCATTCATGACTCATACACTTTCAGAAATCGGCTTTTCCGGAGCTTCCTTCGGAGTTTGGATTGGCTTATCACCATTACAAGGAATGATGATCTTTACTATCTTAAGTGCCTTAGCTGCTGATCGACTAGGTCTAGGCGATAACCATAATGAGACTAGTGATGCAGTTATCAGTACTGTTTCAGCCTTTTTCATGGGTTTAGGGGTTTTATTTTTATCCTTATCCAGTCAAAATTCCTCCTATGCTACCAGCATTTTATTTGGCAGCATCGTTGGTATTAGCCAAGAAAATGTTACCCAAATTGTCATTGTGTCACTGATTGTCTTACTGTCTTTAGGACTAATCTATCGTCGCTTAAAATTCGATTCTTTTGATGCAACTGGCGCCGAAATTGAGCATGTCTCCAGTCATTGGATCACTTTGATCTTTTTAGTAATGGTGGCGTTAAGTGTTAGTGTTGCTGCCCAAATCGTGGGTGCTTTATTAATTTTTGTTCTCCTAACATTGCCCAGTGCCAGTGCTCAACCATTCTGCCGTTCCGTTAGTAGCTTAATTCTGCTTAGTATTGTCCTTGCTCTGATTGGAACTTGGGGCGGCCTTTATTTAGGCTATTTAACTAATTTACCAGTAACCTTTTTCATTGCCACAATCGAAACTGTTTTTTATTTAATTGCGGCAGTTTATCGAAAAACAATCACTGCTTAA
- a CDS encoding phosphoglycerate dehydrogenase, with the protein MKQDIKTYNVIAEEGLALFPKDQYRINQSDKPTALLIRSQDMHKTYFGPNVLAIARAGAGVNNIPLVQATSNGTVVFNTPGSNANAVKELIITMLILANRPVIKSIDWAKKVVGADVSLQTEEGKNHFAGTEIAGKTLGVIGLGSVGSRVAQAAGALGMKVIGYDPYISVEHAWQLSNQIPRAEKLSDLLPQCDYLTIHIPYTEKNKNLITAEQLKQMKSSAVLLNYSRWGIVNEKAVVAALDNGELQKYVTDFSSNTIIGHPKIVITPHIGGTTNEAEVNGAKMAARTLRKYLETGNIINSVNFPTIEMPFEAPVRLTLIHQNVPNMVGRITTILADEEINIDNMINRSRDTIAYTVIDTGMIVESLLKKIKARLLQIPEVIRVRALEK; encoded by the coding sequence ATGAAACAAGATATTAAGACCTATAATGTAATTGCTGAAGAGGGATTGGCACTCTTTCCAAAAGATCAGTATAGAATTAATCAAAGTGACAAACCAACAGCCTTGTTGATACGCAGCCAGGATATGCATAAAACATATTTTGGACCGAATGTTTTGGCGATTGCTCGCGCGGGAGCTGGAGTGAATAATATTCCCTTAGTTCAAGCAACATCTAATGGAACTGTTGTTTTTAATACTCCGGGTTCGAATGCCAATGCGGTCAAAGAATTAATTATTACGATGCTGATTTTGGCAAATCGACCGGTTATTAAGTCAATTGATTGGGCGAAAAAGGTTGTAGGAGCCGATGTCAGCTTGCAAACAGAAGAAGGCAAAAATCACTTTGCAGGAACGGAGATTGCTGGCAAAACACTTGGAGTGATCGGACTAGGTTCAGTTGGTTCGAGAGTTGCCCAGGCAGCTGGGGCACTCGGGATGAAAGTAATTGGCTATGATCCTTATATTAGTGTTGAACACGCTTGGCAGCTCTCAAATCAAATTCCACGGGCTGAAAAATTAAGTGATTTATTACCACAATGTGATTATTTGACGATTCATATTCCTTATACGGAGAAAAATAAAAATTTGATTACTGCCGAGCAATTGAAACAGATGAAATCAAGTGCAGTTTTATTAAATTATTCTCGTTGGGGAATCGTTAATGAAAAAGCAGTAGTTGCAGCCTTAGATAACGGAGAATTACAAAAGTATGTAACTGATTTTAGTTCAAATACAATAATAGGTCATCCGAAGATTGTAATTACACCGCATATCGGCGGTACGACTAACGAAGCTGAGGTTAATGGTGCTAAAATGGCAGCACGGACACTTCGAAAGTATTTAGAGACGGGGAACATTATTAACTCAGTTAATTTTCCAACAATTGAAATGCCCTTTGAAGCACCAGTTCGCTTGACTTTAATTCACCAGAATGTACCCAATATGGTTGGCCGTATTACAACTATTTTGGCAGATGAAGAGATCAATATCGATAATATGATTAATCGCAGTCGGGATACGATTGCTTATACGGTGATTGATACTGGAATGATTGTTGAATCACTCTTGAAAAAAATTAAAGCACGATTGTTGCAGATTCCTGAAGTAATTCGGGTGCGGGCTTTAGAAAAATAA